One window of the Manihot esculenta cultivar AM560-2 chromosome 14, M.esculenta_v8, whole genome shotgun sequence genome contains the following:
- the LOC110600382 gene encoding 25.3 kDa vesicle transport protein has translation MVELTIVGRLADGLPLAQGPRYVNKDNENFIFYRQQAEFILKEISRGALTPSKMTILIDHHSFNYLVENGVCFITLCDSSYPRKLAFYYLQDLQKEFEKLDNTLIHKITSPYTFHKFDGVIRHIRKQYVDTRTQANLSKLNADRQKDIDIVTQHISEIWERKRNSETTVATHPAAPTIWGSPLLEVIALKWTPITIVVAAASVLLWASLILTEDFIISTL, from the exons ATGGTTGAGCTAACAATAGTTGGAAGATTGGCTGATGGGTTGCCTCTTGCACAAGGGCCCAGGTATGTTAACAAAGACAATGAAAACTTCATATTTTACAGGCAACAAGCTGAATTCATACTCAAAGAAATTTCAAGAGGTGCCCTCACACCTTCTAAGATGACCATTCTTATTGATCACCACTCCTTCAA CTACTTGGTTGAGAATGGAGTCTGCTTCATTACATTGTGCGATTCTTCATATCCAAGAAAGCTAGCTTTCTACTACCTGCAAGATTTGCAAAAGGAGTTTGAGAAACTCGACAATACTCTCATTCACAAAATTACAAGTCCTTATACTTTTCACAAATTCG ATGGTGTTATTAGACACATAAGGAAGCAATATGTTGATACCAGAACACAGGCTAATCTGTCAAAGTTGAATGCTGATAGACAGAAAGATATAGATATCGTTACTCAACACATTTCTGAAATCTGGGAAAGAAAACGAAATTCCG AAACAACAGTAGCAACACATCCAGCTGCCCCTACGATATGGGGTTCCCCACTACTTGAG GTGATTGCACTGAAATGGACACCCATTACAATTGTTGTTGCTGCTGCTTCTGTTCTTCTATGGGCCAGCTTAATCCTCACAGAAGACTTCATCATTTCAACTTTATGA